The genomic DNA AGGTATTTGATGCTCATAGCTAAATGCACTTAATTCATCTAAATAAATTTCTTCAAATGGACCTATAATTAAATGCATTTTTTCTAATACCGGATTATTTATTATTTTATTGAACTTCTGTTCAGAATCATCTAAATCATACACATATAAGTTTACATTTAAACCCGCTTTTTTCATAGAATCAAGAGCCATTTTAAGCCCTTCATAGAATTGAATATATGTAAATGATTTATTTTCATACCATAAATTTTTCTCTTTATTATCAGTATTAAACTCTCTATATTGCCCTTTGTCAAAATAAAATGGTATTAGAAGAGCTACATTATATTCTTTTAATTTTTCGCCATGTTCGCACTTAAAACGAGTAGATATGTCTTTAATCCTAGCATTTTCAGAACGAATTACTTTAATTTTATCTCCGATATTAATATTTTCAGAAATATCTGGATTTAAACTTTTAAGCTCACTTACTGACAATAAATATTTTTTTGCAATGCCATATAGCGTTTCACCATCTTGAACAATATGAATATTAGTATCTAAGTTCTCTACTATTTTAGCTTCGGGTAGTTTCGGAACATTTAATTTTTGTTGGGGTTTTAACGCATCGCTTATTCCCTTATTCAGCGTTCGCAAATTATCTACGGTAGTATTATATTTCCTTGCAATAATAGACAAGCTTTCACCTTTTTGCACAATATGGATTGTAGTGCCAGAACTTATAGTAGAATTATTTTGAGAATCGTTACCTATTATATTATTAAAGGGTATTTTTAAAAGATATCCCTCTGGGAGAGTATTATCAGACAATCTATTTATCTTTTTTATTTCATCAATAGAGCATTTATATGTTTTTGAAATAGAATAAAGAGTTTGCCCCTTTTCTACTTCATGAATATAATATTTTTTGCCATCTATAACTTGTATCTCACTTGATATATTCACGGGCACTTGCGCATATACATGCCCAAAAGATATAAATAATAAAAACCCTAAAAACAATATATAATTTTTCATATTAAATTATTTAAAAAAATATAGCATACAAAAATCATTCCCATTCTATAGTTGCCGGTGGTTTTGAACTTATATCATAAACAACCCTATTTATTCCTCTAACTTTATTTATAATTTCTGAAGACACTTGCGATAAAAATTCATACGGCAAGTGAACCCAATCGGCTGTCATGCCATCTACTGAGGTAACGGCACGCAATGCCAAAACATTTTCATAAGTTCTTTCATCTCCCATTACTCCTACTGAGCTTACAGGAAGTAACACCGAAAACGCCTGCCAAACTTCAGAATATAAGCCTGATTTATGTAAATTCTCAATAAAAATATCATCAGCTTCCTGCAATATAGCAACTCGCTCTGATGTTATTTCGCCAAGAACTCTGATTCCAAGACCCGGACCCGGAAATGGGTGCCTATATAACATTTGTTTGCTTATATTTAGAGATTCTCCAACTTTCCTAACCTCATCTTTAAACAACATACGCAGCGGTTCAACGATTTTCAAATTCATTTTTTCTGGAAGCCCGCCAACATTATGATGACTTTTTATTGTTTGAGAAGGACCATTCACCGAAATGCTTTCAATAACATCAGGATATATTGTTCCCTGCCCAAGCCAAACAGCATCTTTTATTTTTTTAGCTTCTTCTTCAAAAATGTCAATAAAAGTTTTACCTATTATTTTTCTTTTTTGCTCAGGGTCAGTAA from Bacteroidales bacterium includes the following:
- a CDS encoding LysM peptidoglycan-binding domain-containing protein, whose amino-acid sequence is MKNYILFLGFLLFISFGHVYAQVPVNISSEIQVIDGKKYYIHEVEKGQTLYSISKTYKCSIDEIKKINRLSDNTLPEGYLLKIPFNNIIGNDSQNNSTISSGTTIHIVQKGESLSIIARKYNTTVDNLRTLNKGISDALKPQQKLNVPKLPEAKIVENLDTNIHIVQDGETLYGIAKKYLLSVSELKSLNPDISENINIGDKIKVIRSENARIKDISTRFKCEHGEKLKEYNVALLIPFYFDKGQYREFNTDNKEKNLWYENKSFTYIQFYEGLKMALDSMKKAGLNVNLYVYDLDDSEQKFNKIINNPVLEKMHLIIGPFEEIYLDELSAFSYEHQIPIVSCFLSGEIHLKEINPYFFNPITSVKLQIKSLADYFAKNKRDENLIIAYQAGGMEEKAALMLDSALREKNYNHQIVVNLTGKGLSAATKNFVKGNKENILVSMASGDMYVGNMIRSLNEFKENYKITLFGLPGWLDYDIIDLEFLEFQNTHFFSSSFANFENSSVREFVKNFQKNYKIDPNRQAYFGFDIGLYFLTALKDYGPTFYKCIDEIEVNTLTTKFEFEFTFTEGFKNKGLYIYRMKDFQLLEVE